From a single Ciona intestinalis unplaced genomic scaffold, KH HT000120.2, whole genome shotgun sequence genomic region:
- the LOC100184762 gene encoding protein Shroom3 isoform X5, producing MRDEAIQLVKASQQNLVMEIERGIPPAHPSYPLRHERHGYYITKPSYTYQEAPRRTIENEYDSSRDELVTSQSSLHRFDDDYTTPDVATTQAPYPPSGRNERLEQPSTSDVTQGPPVKLRARKARDRGVPTERPRSWHASKHPDDTTYMHDDRKNMRSPGYPGSPASQPRFHLLSQPQRRSKGWYESGDLKSAIRGDVNGSKDSLISEHSQHSYRSGRLSVSSSRSSGTMSSSRGSLDNLDKPHRADIGSNRATSKRKSPSKPVAGIVTQQKNVFEKLSHHPPYEEGGRVPDAGRSSLARKSPFHDNEPRYSRGEKGDETLTSPPHARSGGEGLEMENLPEFKYCDAKIVKTNHTRDVPDPPARDISSVQAMKNYHARSHVMQDDQHTSTHNLPSSEKTRQERVFGVMSVGNSRNVVTTSVTVSPNSEKHDIERSPTYQHLRDATSYSEIATPDQKVQTTGEYDRSPEHARSGSNELSDQSDPFKGKHKYGVIWKTPQTHRRTKSSDFSSVLQNWSSQNQQPKLSVSKSKDDIVNVDQAEDWNKNVHKEPNVATNDNLPSILRSLQHSSVGQRQYKELEPKTSENYELLWFSESPRPSVEPAVQNKVESGKRDSRNWPTGYKEVDLDNQDDAFGAPDETYCNNIKDMSRKVLRVTSFTRKDLTASPSYQSFEDKRKHFLFPTQKQSHPAVIHSRSRSHGNEIDETSPQITSRCADNKTPNETRPRPKSAGVRANYTSDESSSPNMVLSPQNRRISIDVKPELTPINAGKDIEKRKAVFEYISKAKRGGESNQLGASYVSSTSLFTSHSDETDKHRTRDSVDMSENRKPSSSHRSTPQPYMEHIGSVRKKSNFKETRAKFDRIPRTKSTSSLLEEIDEPRKRSRSSVNIHEQHANIHDTDDALNATAPVITSEHSNSEELHKPTPEDERLPLMEKIKAPPRRHPRHRYSNSSSASSATTISTLSSFSSTSSTSIGKMAALGEEHFPPPHEATGTAASVLSSDVCNKSSDPIITSKQPDVKVTVIDTKVLNTEPTVAENEPKVPDNEPKVEPKESENEVIVLETIPKLPKTETELLKDDSKTVPVQKSSKKSSLAIDTGTYRVVRGKKKTKDEKKIRSSLELQINSPVKSPEDDEKVVTKVRSSSSNRIITPSHKLPPPPPPPPKQVDEKTEKLIRRFSERRRSQHFPPPPHLPGKPPTNVIELLDEELKETATTDATVTSQTLPVAHSNGISTPPTIDTYNEVTYLLDTDSDSSATPSDRKTDGYENVHAVGERKDYENVFTIEAPPEDGGKEQAEKSPVKVTPEVSQEPLLPDVTLLPEAPPAINDQHSYLTTKIMNGDKKLAQFLTASNTKSFIKGILPTNEIADEGMRYRRRKAQQSYVQITDSKNNDTLPASSNYYKTSASKAKILNLIKEKIADGEISSEEDQDNVEDINSKKMELVLSIKTKLDELDSMKDLLQVEMRENESLGRQVLKSVQDVCTDREEEKYNSFVHDVDMIINLLLSLSGRMARVENTIQMLHPDTEDQEREQLVEKRRKLSDQHEEAKQLKANIDRRQKTVSEILAGYFNQEQFADYEHYIKMKSALIMEQRELDDKAKLGDEQMHDLMESLPDDLQQKLQSLMNE from the exons ATGAGGGATGAAGCAATACAACTTGTGAAAGCTTCCCAACAAAACCTTGTGATGGAGATTGAAAG GGGTATACCACCTGCTCACCCCTCGTACCCCCTACGTCATGAAAGACACGGTTATTACATCACCAAACCTAGTTATACGTATCAAGAGGCACCCCGACGTACAATCGAAAACGAATACGATTCGTCAAGAGACGagctcgtgacgtcacaatcgtcaCTTCACCGTTTTGATGATGATTACACGACACCTGATGTCGCTACAACCCAAG CTCCTTATCCACCAAGTGGTAGGAACGAGCGACTAGAACAACCCAGCACTTCTGACGTCACACAAGGACCGCCAGTCAAACTACGAGCTCGAAA GGCTAGGGACAGAGGGGTTCCCACTGAACGACCGAGATCGTGGCATGCATCAAAACATCCCGATGATACAACATATATGCATGACGATCGTAAGAACATGAGATCACCCGGCTACCCTGGTAGTCCCGCATCACAACCAAGATTCCACCTTCTATCTCAACCACAACGGAGGTCTAAGGGCTGGTACGAGTCAGGAGATTTGAAATCAGCGATTCGGGGCGATGTGAACGGGTCAAAAGATTCTCTCATATCAGAACACTCGCAACATTCTTATCGCAGCGGTCGGTTGAGCGTCTCAAGCTCCAGAAGTTCCGGCACAATGTCTAGCTCGCGTGGAAGCTTAGATAACTTGGATAAACCGCATCGAGCGGATATCGGCTCCAACCGAGCAACGAGTAAGCGAAAATCTCCGTCAAAACCCGTCGCTGGTATTGTGACACAGCAGAAAAACGTTTTCGAGAAACTTTCGCATCATCCTCCGTATGAAGAAGGCGGTCGAGTTCCGGATGCGGGAAGAAGTAGTCTCGCAAGGAAGTCACCGTTCCACGATAATGAGCCTCGTTATAGCAGGGGTGAAAAAGGTGACGAAACTTTAACATCGCCCCCTCATGCTCGTAGCGGGGGTGAAGGGTTGGAAATGGAGAATTTACCGgagtttaaatattgtgaTGCGAAAATCGTGAAAACCAATCATACTCGTGATGTACCTGACCCTCCTGCCCGTGATATATCAAGCGTGCAAGCCATGAAGAATTATCATGCGAGAAGTCATGTGATGCAG GACGACCAACACACTTCCACCCACAATTTACCATCAAGTGAAAAAACGAGACAAGAGCGAGTGTTTGGTGTTATGTCCGTTGGTAATTCACGTAACGTGGTGACCACAAGCGTTACCGTGTCGCCTAACAGTGAAAAACACGACATAGAACGATCGCCAACGTATCAACATTTAAGAGACGCGACAAGTTATTCGGAAATTGCGACACCGGATCAAAAAGTTCAAACAACAGGGGAGTATGACAGGTCCCCAGAACACGCTCGTAGTGGTTCAAACGAACTATCTGACCAGTCTGACCCTTTCAAGGGAAAGCACAAATATGGGGTGATTTGGAAGACACCCCAAACGCATCGTCGAACTAAATCTTCCGATTTTAGCagtgttttacaaaactgGTCATCGCAAAACCAGCAGCCGAAGTTATCAGTTAGCAAATCTAAGGACGACATTGTAAATGTTGACCAAGCTGAAGACTGGAATAAGAACGTCCACAAAGAACCTAATGTTGCAACAAACGACAATCTCCCTTCTATTCTACGTTCCTTACAACATTCCAGTGTTGGCCAGCGACAATATAAAGAACTTGAACCGAAAACGAGCGAGAATTATGAACTACTATGGTTTTCTGAAAGTCCGAGGCCTTCTGTTGAACCAGCTGTCCAAAATAAAGTGGAATCTGGAAAGAGGGACAGCAG GAACTGGCCCACTGGTTACAAGGAGGTTGATCTTGATAATCAAGACGACGCGTTTGGAGCCCCAGATGAAACgtattgtaataatattaaagaCATGTCGCGCAAG GTGCTACGAGTGACTTCATTCACACGGAAAGACTTGACAGCTTCCCCATCTTACCAGTCATTTGAAGATAAACGAAAGCACTTTCTGTTCCCGACACAAAAACAATCTCACCCAGCTGTAATACATTCCAG ATCCCGTTCCCATGGCAACGAGATTGATGAAACCAGTCCGCAGATCACAAGCAGATGTGCCGACAATAAAACGCCGAATGAAACGAGGCCTCGTCCAAAATCTGCGGGCGTTCGTGCTAA TTACACATCCGATGAATCAAGTTCACCAAATATGGTGCTTTCGCCACAAAATCGGAGAATTTCGATCGACGTTAAACCTGAGTTGACACCGATAAATGCAGGGAAAGACATTGAAAAGCGGAAAGCagtttttgaatatatttccAAAGCTAAACGTGGGGGCGAAAG CAACCAGCTTGGAGCATCTTACGTTTCCTCAACGAGTCTTTTCACATCACATAGCGATGAAACAGATAAACATCGGACCAGGGACAGCGTGGATATGAGTGAGAATAGAAAACCgag TAGCAGCCACCGTTCCACCCCCCAGCCATATATGGAACACATTGGTAGCGTGAGGAAGAAAAGTAACTTCAAGGAAACACGCGCAAAGTTTGACag AATCCCGAGAACAAAATCGACTTCATCTTTATTGGAGGAGATTGATGAACCTCGTAAGAGGAGCCGATCCTCCGTGAACATCCATGAACAACACGCCAACATCCATGACACAGATGATGCGTTGAACGCGACAG CCCCAGTTATAACAAGCGAACACAGCAATAGTGAGGAGCTTCACAAACCAACCCCTGAGGATGAG CGTCTACCTCTGATGGAAAAGATCAAAGCTCCTCCTCGAAGACATCCAAGACATAGATATTCTAACAG CAGCAGTGCATCATCGGCCACCACCATCAGCACTTTATCATCTTTCTCTTCAACATCGTCAACTTCTATCGGGAAGATGGCTGCGTTGGGGGAAGAACATTTCCCACCACCACATGAAGCAACGGG aacCGCTGCTTCTGTACTTTCCTCCGATGTTTGCAACAAATCATCAGATCCAATAATTACTTCCAAGCAGCCCGATGTAAAAGTTACCGTGATCGACACAAAAGTACTAAATACTGAACCAACAGTCGCAGAAAATGAGCCAAAAGTTCCAGATAATGAACCCAAGGTTGAACCCAAGGAGTCGGAAAACGAAGTAATAGTTTTGGAAACAATCCCAAAGCTTCCAAAAACCGAAACTGAACTTTTAAAGGACGATTCAAAAACTGTTCCCGTACAAAAAAGCTCAAAAAAATCTTCCCTGGCAATTGACACCGGCACTTATAGAGTCGTACgaggaaaaaagaaaacaaaagatGAGAAAAAGATTCGCTCTTCTCTCGAACTGCAAATTAATTCTCCCGTAAAGTCCCCCGAAGATGATGAGAAAGTAGTCACAAAAGTCCGGTCTTCTTCATCTAATCGTATCATCACCCCAAGCCACAAGCTCCCCCCACCCCCACCCCCACCTCCTAAACAAGTGGAtgaaaaaactgaaaaacttATTCGAAGATTTTCCGAGCGCAGGAGATCCCAGCACTTTCCCCCTCCCCCTCATTTACCCGGCAAACCTCCAACAAATGTCat AGAATTATTGGATGAAGAATTGAAAGAAACCGCAACAACAGATGcaacagtgacgtcacaaacgctACCTGTTGCCCATAGCAACGGTATTTCTACCCCACCAACCATAGACACCTACAATGAAGTTACATACTTGTTAGACACTGATTCCGACTCCAGTGCGACACCTAGCGATAGGAAAACCGACGGATATGAAAACGTTCACGCCGTCGGGGAACGCAAGGATTATGAGAATGTATTTACAATCGAAGCTCCACCGGAAGATGGCGGTAAAGAGCAGGCTGAGAAGTCTCCGGTTAAG GTAACCCCCGAAGTCTCCCAAGAACCCTTGTTACCCGATGTAACATTATTACCCGAAGCCCCCCCTGCTATTAATGACCAACATTCCTATTTAACAACGAAGATAATGAATGGTGATAAGAAGCTTGCACAG TTCCTAACAGCAAGCAACACAAAATCCTTCATAAAAGGAATTCTTCCAACGAACGAAATCGCTGACGAGGGAATGAGATACCGTAGAAGGAAAGCCCAACAAAGCTATGTTCAAAT AACTGATAGCAAGAATAACGACACGCTGCCCGCATCATCTAATTATTACAAGACCTCAGCTTCAAAAGCAAAGATCTTAAACTTAATCAAAGAAAAGATTGCGGACGGTGAGATCTCATCGGAGGAAGATCAAGACAACGTGGAAGACATCAACTCGAAGAAG ATGGAACTCGTGTTAAGCATCAAGACAAAGCTGGATGAACTTGACAGCATGAAAGATTTACTTCAAGTTGAAATGCGCGAGAATGAAAGCTTGGGAAGACAGGTCCTTAAGAGTGTACAAGATGTTTGCACGGATCGTGAAGAGGAAAAATACAACAGCTTTGTTCATGATGTTGATATGATCATCAATCTGCTTCTCTCACTGTCAGGGAGGATGGCGCGCGTGGAGAACACGATACAGATGTTACATCCGGACACTGAGGACCAAGAACGG GAACAGCTTGTTGAGAAACGACGCAAGTTATCGGATCAACACGAAGAAGCGAAGCAATTGAAAGCAAACATCGATCGTCGGCAGAAAACTGTGTCGGAAATTCTCGCTGGTTATTTTAATCAAGAACAG TTTGCAGATTACGAACATTACATCAAGATGAAGTCGGCACTTATAATGGAGCAAAGGGAACTTGATGATAAAGCGAAGTTAGGCGACGAACAGATGCATGATTTGATGGAGAGTTTGCCTGACGACTTGCAACAGAAACTACAATCGCTTATGAACGAATGA
- the LOC100184762 gene encoding protein Shroom3 isoform X2: MRDEAIQLVKASQQNLVMEIERGIPPAHPSYPLRHERHGYYITKPSYTYQEAPRRTIENEYDSSRDELVTSQSSLHRFDDDYTTPDVATTQAPYPPSGRNERLEQPSTSDVTQGPPVKLRARKARDRGVPTERPRSWHASKHPDDTTYMHDDRKNMRSPGYPGSPASQPRFHLLSQPQRRSKGWYESGDLKSAIRGDVNGSKDSLISEHSQHSYRSGRLSVSSSRSSGTMSSSRGSLDNLDKPHRADIGSNRATSKRKSPSKPVAGIVTQQKNVFEKLSHHPPYEEGGRVPDAGRSSLARKSPFHDNEPRYSRGEKGDETLTSPPHARSGGEGLEMENLPEFKYCDAKIVKTNHTRDVPDPPARDISSVQAMKNYHARSHVMQDDQHTSTHNLPSSEKTRQERVFGVMSVGNSRNVVTTSVTVSPNSEKHDIERSPTYQHLRDATSYSEIATPDQKVQTTGEYDRSPEHARSGSNELSDQSDPFKGKHKYGVIWKTPQTHRRTKSSDFSSVLQNWSSQNQQPKLSVSKSKDDIVNVDQAEDWNKNVHKEPNVATNDNLPSILRSLQHSSVGQRQYKELEPKTSENYELLWFSESPRPSVEPAVQNKVESGKRDSRNWPTGYKEVDLDNQDDAFGAPDETYCNNIKDMSRKVLRVTSFTRKDLTASPSYQSFEDKRKHFLFPTQKQSHPAVIHSRSRSHGNEIDETSPQITSRCADNKTPNETRPRPKSAGVRAKHAPAHRTTPPCPTYYSRKSESLPRNLLPSYTSDESSSPNMVLSPQNRRISIDVKPELTPINAGKDIEKRKAVFEYISKAKRGGESNQLGASYVSSTSLFTSHSDETDKHRTRDSVDMSENRKPSSSHRSTPQPYMEHIGSVRKKSNFKETRAKFDRIPRTKSTSSLLEEIDEPRKRSRSSVNIHEQHANIHDTDDALNATAPVITSEHSNSEELHKPTPEDERLPLMEKIKAPPRRHPRHRYSNSSSASSATTISTLSSFSSTSSTSIGKMAALGEEHFPPPHEATGTAASVLSSDVCNKSSDPIITSKQPDVKVTVIDTKVLNTEPTVAENEPKVPDNEPKVEPKESENEVIVLETIPKLPKTETELLKDDSKTVPVQKSSKKSSLAIDTGTYRVVRGKKKTKDEKKIRSSLELQINSPVKSPEDDEKVVTKVRSSSSNRIITPSHKLPPPPPPPPKQVDEKTEKLIRRFSERRRSQHFPPPPHLPGKPPTNVIELLDEELKETATTDATVTSQTLPVAHSNGISTPPTIDTYNEVTYLLDTDSDSSATPSDRKTDGYENVHAVGERKDYENVFTIEAPPEDGGKEQAEKSPVKVTPEVSQEPLLPDVTLLPEAPPAINDQHSYLTTKIMNGDKKLAQFLTASNTKSFIKGILPTNEIADEGMRYRRRKAQQSYVQITDSKNNDTLPASSNYYKTSASKAKILNLIKEKIADGEISSEEDQDNVEDINSKKMELVLSIKTKLDELDSMKDLLQVEMRENESLGRQVLKSVQDVCTDREEEKYNSFVHDVDMIINLLLSLSGRMARVENTIQMLHPDTEDQEREQLVEKRRKLSDQHEEAKQLKANIDRRQKTVSEILAGYFNQEQFADYEHYIKMKSALIMEQRELDDKAKLGDEQMHDLMESLPDDLQQKLQSLMNE; encoded by the exons ATGAGGGATGAAGCAATACAACTTGTGAAAGCTTCCCAACAAAACCTTGTGATGGAGATTGAAAG GGGTATACCACCTGCTCACCCCTCGTACCCCCTACGTCATGAAAGACACGGTTATTACATCACCAAACCTAGTTATACGTATCAAGAGGCACCCCGACGTACAATCGAAAACGAATACGATTCGTCAAGAGACGagctcgtgacgtcacaatcgtcaCTTCACCGTTTTGATGATGATTACACGACACCTGATGTCGCTACAACCCAAG CTCCTTATCCACCAAGTGGTAGGAACGAGCGACTAGAACAACCCAGCACTTCTGACGTCACACAAGGACCGCCAGTCAAACTACGAGCTCGAAA GGCTAGGGACAGAGGGGTTCCCACTGAACGACCGAGATCGTGGCATGCATCAAAACATCCCGATGATACAACATATATGCATGACGATCGTAAGAACATGAGATCACCCGGCTACCCTGGTAGTCCCGCATCACAACCAAGATTCCACCTTCTATCTCAACCACAACGGAGGTCTAAGGGCTGGTACGAGTCAGGAGATTTGAAATCAGCGATTCGGGGCGATGTGAACGGGTCAAAAGATTCTCTCATATCAGAACACTCGCAACATTCTTATCGCAGCGGTCGGTTGAGCGTCTCAAGCTCCAGAAGTTCCGGCACAATGTCTAGCTCGCGTGGAAGCTTAGATAACTTGGATAAACCGCATCGAGCGGATATCGGCTCCAACCGAGCAACGAGTAAGCGAAAATCTCCGTCAAAACCCGTCGCTGGTATTGTGACACAGCAGAAAAACGTTTTCGAGAAACTTTCGCATCATCCTCCGTATGAAGAAGGCGGTCGAGTTCCGGATGCGGGAAGAAGTAGTCTCGCAAGGAAGTCACCGTTCCACGATAATGAGCCTCGTTATAGCAGGGGTGAAAAAGGTGACGAAACTTTAACATCGCCCCCTCATGCTCGTAGCGGGGGTGAAGGGTTGGAAATGGAGAATTTACCGgagtttaaatattgtgaTGCGAAAATCGTGAAAACCAATCATACTCGTGATGTACCTGACCCTCCTGCCCGTGATATATCAAGCGTGCAAGCCATGAAGAATTATCATGCGAGAAGTCATGTGATGCAG GACGACCAACACACTTCCACCCACAATTTACCATCAAGTGAAAAAACGAGACAAGAGCGAGTGTTTGGTGTTATGTCCGTTGGTAATTCACGTAACGTGGTGACCACAAGCGTTACCGTGTCGCCTAACAGTGAAAAACACGACATAGAACGATCGCCAACGTATCAACATTTAAGAGACGCGACAAGTTATTCGGAAATTGCGACACCGGATCAAAAAGTTCAAACAACAGGGGAGTATGACAGGTCCCCAGAACACGCTCGTAGTGGTTCAAACGAACTATCTGACCAGTCTGACCCTTTCAAGGGAAAGCACAAATATGGGGTGATTTGGAAGACACCCCAAACGCATCGTCGAACTAAATCTTCCGATTTTAGCagtgttttacaaaactgGTCATCGCAAAACCAGCAGCCGAAGTTATCAGTTAGCAAATCTAAGGACGACATTGTAAATGTTGACCAAGCTGAAGACTGGAATAAGAACGTCCACAAAGAACCTAATGTTGCAACAAACGACAATCTCCCTTCTATTCTACGTTCCTTACAACATTCCAGTGTTGGCCAGCGACAATATAAAGAACTTGAACCGAAAACGAGCGAGAATTATGAACTACTATGGTTTTCTGAAAGTCCGAGGCCTTCTGTTGAACCAGCTGTCCAAAATAAAGTGGAATCTGGAAAGAGGGACAGCAG GAACTGGCCCACTGGTTACAAGGAGGTTGATCTTGATAATCAAGACGACGCGTTTGGAGCCCCAGATGAAACgtattgtaataatattaaagaCATGTCGCGCAAG GTGCTACGAGTGACTTCATTCACACGGAAAGACTTGACAGCTTCCCCATCTTACCAGTCATTTGAAGATAAACGAAAGCACTTTCTGTTCCCGACACAAAAACAATCTCACCCAGCTGTAATACATTCCAG ATCCCGTTCCCATGGCAACGAGATTGATGAAACCAGTCCGCAGATCACAAGCAGATGTGCCGACAATAAAACGCCGAATGAAACGAGGCCTCGTCCAAAATCTGCGGGCGTTCGTGCTAA GCATGCCCCCGCACACCGCACCACTCCACCCTGTCCTACTTATTACAGTAGGAAGTCCGAATCTTTGCCACGTAATTTGTTGCCAAG TTACACATCCGATGAATCAAGTTCACCAAATATGGTGCTTTCGCCACAAAATCGGAGAATTTCGATCGACGTTAAACCTGAGTTGACACCGATAAATGCAGGGAAAGACATTGAAAAGCGGAAAGCagtttttgaatatatttccAAAGCTAAACGTGGGGGCGAAAG CAACCAGCTTGGAGCATCTTACGTTTCCTCAACGAGTCTTTTCACATCACATAGCGATGAAACAGATAAACATCGGACCAGGGACAGCGTGGATATGAGTGAGAATAGAAAACCgag TAGCAGCCACCGTTCCACCCCCCAGCCATATATGGAACACATTGGTAGCGTGAGGAAGAAAAGTAACTTCAAGGAAACACGCGCAAAGTTTGACag AATCCCGAGAACAAAATCGACTTCATCTTTATTGGAGGAGATTGATGAACCTCGTAAGAGGAGCCGATCCTCCGTGAACATCCATGAACAACACGCCAACATCCATGACACAGATGATGCGTTGAACGCGACAG CCCCAGTTATAACAAGCGAACACAGCAATAGTGAGGAGCTTCACAAACCAACCCCTGAGGATGAG CGTCTACCTCTGATGGAAAAGATCAAAGCTCCTCCTCGAAGACATCCAAGACATAGATATTCTAACAG CAGCAGTGCATCATCGGCCACCACCATCAGCACTTTATCATCTTTCTCTTCAACATCGTCAACTTCTATCGGGAAGATGGCTGCGTTGGGGGAAGAACATTTCCCACCACCACATGAAGCAACGGG aacCGCTGCTTCTGTACTTTCCTCCGATGTTTGCAACAAATCATCAGATCCAATAATTACTTCCAAGCAGCCCGATGTAAAAGTTACCGTGATCGACACAAAAGTACTAAATACTGAACCAACAGTCGCAGAAAATGAGCCAAAAGTTCCAGATAATGAACCCAAGGTTGAACCCAAGGAGTCGGAAAACGAAGTAATAGTTTTGGAAACAATCCCAAAGCTTCCAAAAACCGAAACTGAACTTTTAAAGGACGATTCAAAAACTGTTCCCGTACAAAAAAGCTCAAAAAAATCTTCCCTGGCAATTGACACCGGCACTTATAGAGTCGTACgaggaaaaaagaaaacaaaagatGAGAAAAAGATTCGCTCTTCTCTCGAACTGCAAATTAATTCTCCCGTAAAGTCCCCCGAAGATGATGAGAAAGTAGTCACAAAAGTCCGGTCTTCTTCATCTAATCGTATCATCACCCCAAGCCACAAGCTCCCCCCACCCCCACCCCCACCTCCTAAACAAGTGGAtgaaaaaactgaaaaacttATTCGAAGATTTTCCGAGCGCAGGAGATCCCAGCACTTTCCCCCTCCCCCTCATTTACCCGGCAAACCTCCAACAAATGTCat AGAATTATTGGATGAAGAATTGAAAGAAACCGCAACAACAGATGcaacagtgacgtcacaaacgctACCTGTTGCCCATAGCAACGGTATTTCTACCCCACCAACCATAGACACCTACAATGAAGTTACATACTTGTTAGACACTGATTCCGACTCCAGTGCGACACCTAGCGATAGGAAAACCGACGGATATGAAAACGTTCACGCCGTCGGGGAACGCAAGGATTATGAGAATGTATTTACAATCGAAGCTCCACCGGAAGATGGCGGTAAAGAGCAGGCTGAGAAGTCTCCGGTTAAG GTAACCCCCGAAGTCTCCCAAGAACCCTTGTTACCCGATGTAACATTATTACCCGAAGCCCCCCCTGCTATTAATGACCAACATTCCTATTTAACAACGAAGATAATGAATGGTGATAAGAAGCTTGCACAG TTCCTAACAGCAAGCAACACAAAATCCTTCATAAAAGGAATTCTTCCAACGAACGAAATCGCTGACGAGGGAATGAGATACCGTAGAAGGAAAGCCCAACAAAGCTATGTTCAAAT AACTGATAGCAAGAATAACGACACGCTGCCCGCATCATCTAATTATTACAAGACCTCAGCTTCAAAAGCAAAGATCTTAAACTTAATCAAAGAAAAGATTGCGGACGGTGAGATCTCATCGGAGGAAGATCAAGACAACGTGGAAGACATCAACTCGAAGAAG ATGGAACTCGTGTTAAGCATCAAGACAAAGCTGGATGAACTTGACAGCATGAAAGATTTACTTCAAGTTGAAATGCGCGAGAATGAAAGCTTGGGAAGACAGGTCCTTAAGAGTGTACAAGATGTTTGCACGGATCGTGAAGAGGAAAAATACAACAGCTTTGTTCATGATGTTGATATGATCATCAATCTGCTTCTCTCACTGTCAGGGAGGATGGCGCGCGTGGAGAACACGATACAGATGTTACATCCGGACACTGAGGACCAAGAACGG GAACAGCTTGTTGAGAAACGACGCAAGTTATCGGATCAACACGAAGAAGCGAAGCAATTGAAAGCAAACATCGATCGTCGGCAGAAAACTGTGTCGGAAATTCTCGCTGGTTATTTTAATCAAGAACAG TTTGCAGATTACGAACATTACATCAAGATGAAGTCGGCACTTATAATGGAGCAAAGGGAACTTGATGATAAAGCGAAGTTAGGCGACGAACAGATGCATGATTTGATGGAGAGTTTGCCTGACGACTTGCAACAGAAACTACAATCGCTTATGAACGAATGA